ACATGCGGCCAATGGCTGTAAACGTGCCGCTGACCATGTTTTTCTCACTCGTTTCCTCACTGACTTTTACACCCTGGGCAGCCTATCATCTGCTCAAGAATTATTATGCGGGAAAGCCGGCAGGCGCGGGCGAGGAAAAGGGAGTCAACCCTGCAGTGGACCGGCTGTACCGGAGAATTCTGCAGCCGTTTCTGGAATCGAAGCGTTCAAGGCATGCTTTATTCGCAGCGACATTTGTGCTGTTTTTCCTCTCGCTGCTGATGGCCTTCTTCCGGGTGATTCCGCTCAAGATGCTGCCATTCGACAATAAAAGCGAATTCCAGCTGGTGCTGGATGCGCCTGAAGGCACAAGCCTCGAAGGCACAGACGGAGCCTTGCGGCGATTCGAACAATATCTTTCAGGTATCAGCGAAATCACAGCATTCACCACTTATACAGGCACTCCCTCGCCGATGGATTTCAACGGCATGGTGCGGCATTATTATCTGCGGCAGGCTTCCAACCTGGCTGAAATCCGCGTCAATCTCGCTCCCAAAGAATTGCGCAAGCAGCAGAGCCACGAGATTGTGCTGCGGCTGCGTCACGATCTGGAGAAACTGGCATCTGAAACAGGAGTCAATCTGAAGATTGCAGAAATCCCTCCAGGGCCGCCTGTCCTTTCCACCATCGTGGCCGAAGTGTTCGGCGATGCGGATGTGCCTTACTCGAAGCTGGTGGAATATTCCGAAACAGTACGCAAGCGCTTCCTGTCCGAACCGTTTCTGACAGAGGTGGACACATATGCCAAAGCTCCTGCTGAAGAACTGAGATTTACGCTCGACCGTGAAAAGTCGGCGCTGCACGGAGTTTCTGCGGAAGAGGTCAACTCTACTCTGCGTCTGGCTTTGTCAGGGCTGACTCCAGCAGGCATCCACAACGGCAGAGACGAAAATTACCTGCCGATCCGCTGTGTTCTGCCTGAATCGCGACGATCAAGAGAAGAGCTTTTTTCCGACATCCGTGTCAGAGGCACCGGCCAGCCTGTATCGATGGGAGAGCTGGGAAAATTCGAGCGCAGAAAAGCAGATATCCCCATCTATCATAAGGACCTGAAGCGGGTTGTCTTCATAATAGGAGAAATGGCCGGACGCGCTCCTGTGGAAGCGATCATATCGCTGTATGGATATTTCCGCGCCAATCCTCCTCCCAGCGGGATCAGTCTCGGCTGGCGCGGCGAGGGCGAGTGGAAAATCACTGTCGATGCCTTCCGCGATCTGGGCATAGCCTTTTTGGTGGCTCTGATCGCCATCTATTTCCTGCTGGTGCTGGAAACAGGCTCAGCCAAGCTGCCGCTTGTGATCATGCTGGCAATTCCACTCACCATGATTGGCGTAATGCCCGGATTCTACATTCTGAATCTTCTGACCGGAAATGTGATCGGAGGCTATCAGAATCCGGTATTTTTCACAGCCACAGCCATGATCGGAATGATCGCGCTGGGCGGGATTGTGGTGCGTAACGCGGTGGTTCTGATCGAATTCATCGAAGGGTCGCTGAAAGCCGGAATACCTCTCAAGGAAGCCCTGCTGCAGAGCGGAGCAGTGCGCTTCAGGCCTATACTGCTCACAGCAGGAGCAGCGATACTCGGAGCCTGGCCGATCACGCTTGACCCGATCTTTTCCGGCCTGGCCTGGGCTCTGATCTTCGGGCTCTTTGCATCAACATTGTTCACACTGGTGATTGTACCTGCAGTATATTTTACTCTTTTCAAACACGCAACGAACCAGTGAAGTGCTCCGGATGCTTTGTGTCGAAAAAACACCTGGACCTGATCAGGGTGAACTCTTCGCTTTCAACCTGGCGGAGATGACGCCGGTGATGCTGCAGCTCGCCAGCACATCAAGCACTGTTGCGACCGGCTCGATGATCGGCTGCACTGCCATCAGAAAAACGATGGCTACCGATGAAGGCAGGCCGAGAGGCGCCAGCACCAGGCTCAACATCGGTATCTCGCTGACACTGGACGCGCCTGTGCCTGCGAGACCGGAAAGCACCACTCCCAGGATTACGAAAGCCCAGGCATTGTTGTTCCAGAGCGAGACGCCGTAAAGCTGGGCCACAAAGACAGTTCCCAGGGAAAAGAGGATGAAGGTCGAGGGGCGGGAAATCGTAATTCCAAGAGGCATCACGAGCTTCGAAGTCTGCAGATCGATCCCGAGGTTCCGGTCCATTCCTTCAATGGATAAAGGCATGGCTGCATAACTGTTGAATGTGCCAAAAGCCACCACCAGGGATTCTTTCAGGGCGAGAAAAACCTTTACTATCGATATTCTGCATGATCCGGCAAGTGCGATCGCTGAAACAAAGATAAAAATCAGGCTGATTACGTGATAAATCACGATAAATCTGGTCATTGCCATCAGGATTCCGGGACCGATGTTGGAGATCTGCTTTGCCATCAGGCAGAACAGCATTGGCGGCAGAAGATACATGGACCAGTTGATGATCTGGAGAAATGCGTTGAAAAGAGTATCCAGAAAATTGATGATCTGATTGCTGGTCTCGTTGCGGATCAGGCCAAGGGACAGCCCGAAGATGACTGAGAAAAAGAGCACTCCCAGAAAATCTCCCTGGCTTAAGGCCGTAAAAATATTGGCAGGTATCAGGCGCAGCAGAATTTCGGAAGGTTTGGTGATCGAATTCCCGTTGATTGCTTCAGACAGTTCAGTCTTGTGCAGTTCGCTTCCCAGAAGGTCTCTGGAAATGCGGCTGAGTGAGGACCCCACTTTTCCGACTACCCCGCAGAAAATTCCTGAGAGAGTGGCAGTCACGATCACTGTAAGCATCAGGATCAGCAACAGCTTGACGTATCTGCCGGCCTGGTCTGAACGGAAAAGCTTGCCCAGGCTGGCCATGATCGCAGTCAACATGATGGGCAGCGCGCACATCTGCAGCAGTGTAAGATACAGGTCTCCCAGCATTTCGAATTTTCCCAGGCGATGGGGCAGGAAAATACCGAAAAGTATTCCAAGAGTCAAGCCCAGAAAGACAGTCCATGGGCTGAGCAACCAACCAAATTGCTGCAAGGGAGTGATTTTCCTGCCCTTACTCTGAAGGTAATAACCCACTAAAACGATAATGAAAAGCAGCATGGCTGCCAGCAGTCTGTTGTGACTCAGTTTTGAATCCGTTGAAGCCGGTTTGATCAGAACCCCTGAAGCCGACTGGATCCGGCTTTTTCTCCCTGCTATCTTGTCCTTTGCATCAGTAGAATAACGATCCAGCTGAAATTGCAGATCCCGGTTGAGAAACAGATTGAAATCCAGCAGGAAGAGATTGATCCATTCCAGCAGTTTGCTGCAATCCTGTGGTACAACCATGGCAATTCTGTCGAGCCGTTTCGGGAAAGCCACTTTTTTGAATGCCAGGGAAAGCGACGGATCTTCCCTGATGGAATTTTCAATTGCCAGTTCATCGTAAAATGCGGCGGTCAGTTCCCCGCTTCTGGCGGCGCTCAATACCGAGTCCCAATTTTTAAAGCCGGCGATTGAAGCATTGGGGAATTCTTTTTTTACAAATTCCTGGTAAGAAGAATTTTCAAGGAACCCGATTTTAACATCCGGGTTGTTCAGCAATGTGTCCACTGTCTGACCTGGTTTCTGCTCTGCGATCTTCCGCTGATCCAGTAAAACCGCCATCTGCAATATAAAATAAGGCTGGGTGAAAGCGACCTTCTTCGCCCGTTCCAGGGTGATGCTGAGATTTGAAATTCCAAGATCAGCTTTGTGCTCTGCCACCCGGCTGACAACGTCGTCAAAACTCTCTGCAGAATGATCGATCTGCAGTTTCACTCCAAGTGCCAGGGCGATTTCACTGGCAAGGTCAATGTCTATTCCTTTATATTCACCTTTGTCGTCGAGATAGTAAAAAGGCGGAGTTTCCAGCCTGCACATTGAAACCACCAGCATTTTCCGCTCCAGGATCCCTGAGAGATCGGTTTGAGCGTCAGCCTGGCACTGAAAGCAGAGAAAAGACAGCAAAATCAGTCTCAAAAACCATTTCATCAGGTTTTCACCTCCACCTGTTCCGCTACCAGGCTTGTAATGCTGCAATTGGTAATCACATTCAGCACAGTGCGGATCGGGTCAGTGATCGGGTCAACGGCCAGCAGCAGGATCAGGGCAACAGACAGCGGGAGGCCGAGAGGCGTGAAAATAACGGCCAGGGCGGAAATTTCAATGGCACTTGGAGCTCCTGCTGCGGAAAGACCTGCCAGAACTGCACCGAAAAAAATCAGCAGCCAGCGATAATGTTCAAAAATCGGGACTCCGAACAGCTGTGAGATAAAGACAGTGCTCAGAGCAAGATTGATGATCGTGCCCGGCCTGCAGATGGTGATTCCCAATGGCATCACCAGATTGGTGGTCTTGCTCTGCAAATTGAATTTGGAAATCAGGCTGTTGATGGCAAAAGGCATCGCCGCATAACTGCTGAAAGTGCCGAAGGCCACCAGCAGCGATTCTTTGAGAGTGATGAAAGGCTGATAAAAAGGCGCTTTCAGAGTTCTGGACAATATCCATCCCATCCCCAGGATGAAAATGATGCAGATCAGGTAATAAATCGCGACAAAACGGCCCATGGCAAGCATGATGCTCAGCCCGGTGTTTGAGACCTGTTCCGCCATCAGGCAGAACAGGGCAGGAGGCAATACATACATCGACCATTCGATAATCTTTAAAAACGCATGAAAGACTGTTTCCATAGCCTTGAATATATGGTCGCTGGCTTTTTCATTCACAAAGGCGAGTGACACTCCAAACAGGATCGAAAATACCAGCACGCTCAAAACGTCTCCATTGCTTAGTGCGGCAAAGATATTTTCCGGCAGCAGGCGTTTGACAAAACCGTATTTTTCTCCATTTTGATCAGGCTGGTTTCCCTTCTCCAGCTCCCCTTTATGCAGCTTATGCCCGAGAATTATCCGATCCTTTTCACTGAGCATGGTCCCTGGTTTCCCGGCTGCTCCTCCGAACAGGCCGCAGAAGCTGGCAAGGAACAGGAACATCAGCATCAGAAGCAGTAATTTACGCAGCTGTGTGATGGCATCGCTTGACTTGAACAACTGCCCCAGGCTGGACATGATCGCAGTGATCATGATCGGCAGGGCGCACATCTTCAAAAGCGTCAGGTACAGCCCGCCGATAAATGCTATTTTTCCTGTGCTCTCTTTGAAATAATATCCAAAGAAAGCCCCGAGTATCATGGCTGAGAGAACAGTCCAGGGGCTCAACAGCCATCTAAGACAGAAGGCATATCCGCAGCGGCTGTGTTTGTAGCAGGCTAGCGCCGAGGCAATACAGGCCAGCAGGATCAGAATGATCAGGTATGACCTGTCGCTTTCCCTTGGCTCATTCTGGTCGACAGCCTGGCTCACCACACCGGTTTCAGTTATTTTCATCACCTGAATATAATCGTCGAAATGCGACCTCAGGTCCTGCTTGACTGGATTCATTTCCAGAAAATGCCTGACCCATTCCAAGAGCAGCGGTGTCCGCAGAGAAACGGCGATTGCGATCAGATCCAGTTTATCTTTCAGGATCAGAGAACCGAACCTGAGGGATAGTGCTGGATTTTCGCGGATGCTGCGCTCTATCACTGTCTCATCATAAAAAGCCACATCAATCTCCCCTTTGCCTGCCGCTGCAACTGCGCCTTCCCATTCCTGAAAGCTGATGATTTTCGCATTGGGGAATTGTTCCCTGGAAAATTCTTCGTATGAAGAGTTTCCTAAAATCCCGATCCTGGTCTGCGGTGTGTTCAACAAATCCTGCAGGGTCTGGCCGGGCTTCAATTCAGCCATTTTCAGATGATTGATCAGCAGCGCCATATGCAGAGAGAAATACGGCTGTGTGTAATAAACTTTTTTTGCCCGTTCCAGAGTGATCGACAATTCGGAGACAGCGAGATCAGCCTCACCGGAAATCACTTTATCCACCACTGAATCGAAAGAGGGTGACTCGCGATTCAATTCCAGTTTCACACCCAGTTTGTCGGCAATATTCCTGGCTATTTCAATGTCGATTCCCTGAAGATTCCCGGACCTGTCAGTATAAAAAAAAGGCGGCACATCTATTTTATAAAGTGCGATCACGATTTTACCGCGGTCTATGATCCCTTGAATGTCGGGATTGACGAAATCCGCTGCTGCTAAAAGAAAAGCGTAAAAAATAAAAACCAGCAGAAAGTTTCTGAACATCTGCAAATTTTAATGGAAAACTGCTGATACTTCAATCAGAGTCTTGCATTTTTTTACAGGATCTCTGGTGCTTGAGTTCTCTTAGCCATGGTAATGCACCCGACCGGACAGGGGGCGGCGCAGAGTCCGCAGCCAAAGCAGCATTCCCTGTCGATTGCCAGGCGGCCATGATCCAGTTTCCTGGCTCCGAAATAACAGATCTCCACGCACTGCCCGCAATGCAGGCAATTGTCGATTTCAGTGGATTCAATGAAAGCGCCCTTCTGGCACGGCTTATCATTCAAGGTGAAAAAGCGGCAGCAGTCAGGGCAGCAGAAGCAGATGCCTGCCATTTTGCCTTCTACATCTAAACTCCAGCAGGGCCTGGCCACGAGGTGTTTCTCTCTGGCATAAGACACCAGTTCCAGCGCATCCGCAAGTTTTACAGCCCTGCTTTCGCCTTCCGGGAAATCGATCTGCTCTGAAAAGCTGAGACAGACGTCAGGCCTGGAATGGCCGCACTTACCTCTTCCCTTTCTGCAGCTGCAGAGCCCGATCCTGAAATGTTGCTGCGCTTTGATGATCTCTTCAGCTTCGGCATAAGTTGACACGAAATCCGGGATTTTAATATCCATATAATGATGATAGCAGAATTCCTTGGTGAAATGAAAATGGCGGCCTCTGTTTACAGATCTCTCCAAAATTTGCAAAACTCCAGCATTTTTGCAATAATCAGAATCATGGTATACCTGATCAGAATCAAGCCGAGAGCTTACAAAAACTTGAAAAATCTGGTTGCAGAAGATCTGATGGACTTGAGAGATGCCAAAAAGAAAGAAGCCAAAAAGCCCACACTGACTCTGAATCAAGTCAAATCAAAGCTGAAAACAGCAAAGCCAGTCTTAAAAAAACGCAGCTTGCGCTGATCGCGTAAGATTAAACTTGGCTGCTTTGGTGACTATGGAATCTCAAAATCAGAATTCACTTGAAAAAATCGCAGCATCTGTCAGGCTGACGCTGCTTTGTATCACGCTTTCCCTCACACTCATTCTTTACTGGATTCAGGAATGTCTGACTATTCATAAAACTGATCTCGTTGGCATGTGGTGTAACTTAGTTCCATTACCTTCTCAGATTCTTTATAAATTCGGGATTTTCCTTGGCGGCTGGATGATTGTGCTCTTTTTAATCTCGGGGGCAAGCTGCCTGGCAATAGCAGCAGGAACCAGACTCGAACCGTATAAACCCATGGCAGAATGGATTGCCGGGAAGTTTCCGAATATGACTTCCAGGATTGAAAATAAAGCTGAAAATCCGCTGATTTTCTACAATATATGCTGCCTGATCACAATTTCTGTCATAACCTGGTGGATTTCCATGGCAATCTTTCTTCCCTGGTATATCCCGATCGATAAGGCCAACTGACAGGTTTTAAAAAAAAAATTAAAACAAGAAACAATGCTTCAATTCACAGTATTCTCGGCATGCGGACCGATATGAGCACCCATGCCTGTCAGAATTCCATCCAGATATGAAGCAGGCCGGAACAAGTAATATATAGCTATCTGCTCTTTTGGAAAAATCACATACTGCTGCTCATTTTTCTTCCAGGTCTGGATGTTCGAATGCCTGAAGGCAAGATAATTGGAAAAATAAGTAAGGACGATGATCAGCAGAAACACGAACACTGCACTCCTGCGTTTGGCTTTGGAATTAATCCTTCGGGCTTCCAGCAGGCAATGGATGAGGAATAGGACAGCTATGCAGAAGATTGTGACAGTAAGTATGACTTGCGCCATAGGGCAGACCCAGAACCCAATTGGGATAAAAATAATTGCAGTAGCCATCTCAATTTTGAATTTGAATTCATACAAGTGTTTTCCAAAGCCAGCCAGACGTGAGATAATGTCCGGTTTTTGAATTCCAGAAAACTGAGTTCTGGTGACTATCACTGATTTCGCTGCTTTTCTTTTATTGTTAATTTGATACAGAATGGTAACTATGCCCCAAATGGCACCGACAATTGCTGCAACCCCAAAAACAGTCTGATCCATTCTGCCTGTCCTTTTTAATAAGAAATCCGGATTCGCCATCACACTGCTGGTAAATTCTCATATTCAGAATAACACAAAGCGAAAAGTAAGCAAAAGGACCACGAAAAATAATCGCAGGCTGTGGAGTTATCTGATTTCGGAACATCCAGACAATCGGGAGGGGAGTAGATTTGACCGAATTGCCTCTGCAGCTTATTATTCTGTAAACCATCAAAGAGGTCTGATGAACAGCAACAGATTCGGCTGCTTTCTGATATGCCTTGTACTTGCAGTAATCTTATTTCTCCTTAGTTCTGAAAACCCGTCATTTCAACACCCAAACCGAGTGATAATAGCTCAATCATACATGAACAAAATCCGGGATGCTGTCATTCTTTATCAGAAAAACGAAGGACACAGATGCGAGAACCTTGAACAGCTTGTTCCAAAATATCTGCCTGAATTAGCTAAAGATCCCTGGGGAATCACTTATACAATCATCCCTTCGGATGGGGTAGTAATCTCCGCCGGTCCGGATCGAAAGATGAAGCTAGATGATCCGCTCGATCCATCCAACAGGGATAATCTCATAGTTTCATACCTGCCGCCTATGGCCATTATCGATGCCCGGCAATCAATAGACATCAACGGAAATGGATTGATCGACAATAATGATATTATCTCGATCAGTTTCAATAAACCCCCGGTTACTCCTGCTGTGGCTGCTGCAGCTGATTTTGAATTTGTTGGGTTTTATGATGACAATTCCTGTGAAGCGCAGGTCATGTTTGGAACAACTTGTGAAAATTCGACTGACTCGGGCTTAGACCCAAGCGGGAAGCCCCTTAACAATGCCGGTATCGGCAGACTGGAGCTGGTAGAACCTGCGGCAAACACTATACCAGGCGAGCTGGGTGGTAAATACGATCAAGTGCATTTCCGGGTGAAACGGGATCCCGGAATTCCTTTCAAGGCAGAACTTTTTGTGAGATTTAGCCAACAGGCGATAACTCCAAGATGGAATCCGGGAAAATACGCAGACAAGCGGAAGAATCTTCCCCCGAAAGCCAGGTATAATATTATAGTCAGGAAGCCTGGGGAAAATGAGGGGAGTTTGAAATGATTAAACTGCATCCAGACTCTCTCGAAAATTCTAACTCTAAAGAGATCATGGAGTCTCGCACCATAGTGGAAAAAATCGCGGCATCTGTGAGGCTGACACTGCTCTATCTTATTAGGTAATCTTTGCAAATCGGGAATCAGATTCCCTATTTGCAATATTTCCCGATTTATATTACAATCTGAAACATAACAATTCCGGAGGTTCCGCTTGATACAGCGCACATTGAAAAATCATCTCCTCAAGATGGCAGAAAAATTCCCCGTGATCACCATTACCGGACCAAGACAATCCGGGAAAACAACGCTGGTAAAATCCGCTTTCCCTGATTATGCTTACTCCAGCATGGAAAACCTGGACGAGCGGGCCATGGCACTGGAAGATCCCCGCGGCTTTCTAGAGCCCCATTCCAGAACAGGGATCATTATCGACGAAGCACAGAAAGCTCCAGAACTTTTCTCATATCTACAGGAAATAGTCGACAGCTCAGGAACAATGGGCAGATTCGTGCTCACAGGCTCTCAGAATTTTCTCCTGATGGCTGGCATCACACAATCTCTTGCGGGCCGCGTTTCCATCCAGCACCTCCTGCCGTTCAACCTGGAGGAGCTGGGCAGGATGGTTGAGCTCGAAAAAACAAGCCTGGACAACCTTCTGTTTTCAGGCATGTCCCCGGCCCTGCATGACCGGAAAATAGCACCGCCGGATTACTATCCGGATTATCTGGAAACCTATGTGGAGCGTGACGTGCGGTCCCTGAAAAACATCGGCGATCTCGCCACATTTACAAAATTCCTCAAATTGTGCGCAGGCAGGACGGGTCAGCTCCTAAATCTGGCATCTATCGGCAACGAAACCGGCATCAACGCGAAGACTGCACGGTCATGGCTTTCGATTCTTGAAGCGAGCTTCATTGTGTATCTTCTGAAGCCGTGGTATAAAAACCTCAACAAGAGGATCGTGAAATCACCGAAGCTCTATTTTTACGATACAGGCCTTGCCTGTTCTCTGCTGGGTCTCTCCTCAGAGGGTCAGCTTGGACATTTCTATCTGCGAGGAAACCTGTTCGAGAATTTCATCATTTCCGAATTTCTGAAATCAGCTGTTCACAATGGAAAAAAGCTGGACGCATACTTCTGGCAGGACAGTACTGGAAACGAAATCGATCTGGTAGTGGAAAAAGGGCCTGAGATTCATGCGATTGAGATAAAATCAGGGGCAACAGTGAACAGAGACTTTTTCAGGAACCTGGAAAAATTCAAAAAGTATTCAGGCCTTTCCAGGGAGAACTCAAACCTCGTTTATGGAGGAGATAAGAACCTAAGCCATCCCTGCGCAGCAGTGATTTCCTGGAGAAAATTGACAAAGTCCAGCTTGTTCAAGTCTGTCACTGAGAAATCCTGATTTCGGAATATCTGGATGATCCTGTGGGAAATAATTTGACCGAATTGTTACTGCGGCTTACTATTTTATTAGCAATTTTCAGAAGAGGGTTAAGCATTGAAGATCATCGAGATCATCAGGCATACGATGAGGGACTCAGGGCAGAAAAGCATTTCTGAAGAAGGCAAAAAACTGGCCGAAGCAGCAGGCAGGAATACTGTCAGGTTTGACAGGGTCATCACAAGCACAGTTACCAGAGCGATTGAAACTGCTCAGGCCATGGGATATGAGCCTGACCTTACCCTGGAACTGCTGAGCAAGCTCAAACCCGGGGTTGAGGATGAAGTGTACTGGGATTCATCTTTCCTGGAATATTCAGAAGCTTTCCGGAAAAAGGGTGCTGTGTATGAATTCGGGATACAGCTGGCCGAACTTGTCAGGGAGCAGGCAGATTCGCTCGCAGACGGACAGAACCTGCTGATTGTAACTCATGGCGGAATCGTGCAGATCATGGCTGTGGCGTGTTTACCTGATGCAGATCACAGCGAGTGGGGCGGACCCTGCAGTTACTGCGAAGGTATACACTTTGAATATGATGACTGCAGATTCGCTTCAGTCCTGCTGGTAAGAAATGCATAGAACCAATTTCTTAAGCCTGCATGCATTCCAGGAACGGGGGATGAGCCGCAAGCCGGGGCTCAGTTCCCCCATCATAAAGTTCAAACCTCAGTCAAACTGATGAAAAAACGGATCGCTGAAAGGGTCGTTTTCATAAGGATCTGAGTAAGGGTCAAAGGGCGCAGGCCCGTTATTGTTTTGATTGTTCTGGTTGTGATTGTCCTGGAAAAATGGATCGTCAAAAGGATTGTTTCCATCTTCATCGGTAAAGAACG
The nucleotide sequence above comes from Candidatus Wallbacteria bacterium. Encoded proteins:
- a CDS encoding efflux RND transporter permease subunit; the protein is MNEQGLITRIVFQFLRKNISVIFIAVSLLAGFFSILSTPREEDPQIVVPFADVFVQYPGASAEEVEKLVGNKLEKLLWQIDGVENVYSVSYRDMAVVTVRFYVGEDRERSLIKLYNRIQSHIDEVTPGITGWVIKPIEIDDVPIINFTLFSKNYSDFELRRAAETVSKELSGVPDTSRVEVYGGRKREIRVELDFEAMAAKSITPLQVYQALHAADSSITAGSFTSSNKSCSVKAGPFFAGVSELRDFVIGVYQQKSVRLSEVAEILDGPEEVSSYTRIGFGQAAYLLHNNLALKGQSYPAVTVAVSKKKGTNAVAVARNVEHKMEELQQKLPSDMKFLVTRNYGETANNKVNELFSGLFFSMIGVVAVIFISMGWREAIIVALSVPITFSLSLFVNFLFGYTINRVTLFALILSLGLVVDDPITNVDNIQRHIAMRKKDPQDATLDAVREVLPPVLIATLAVMFSFLPLFFITGMMGPYMRPMAVNVPLTMFFSLVSSLTFTPWAAYHLLKNYYAGKPAGAGEEKGVNPAVDRLYRRILQPFLESKRSRHALFAATFVLFFLSLLMAFFRVIPLKMLPFDNKSEFQLVLDAPEGTSLEGTDGALRRFEQYLSGISEITAFTTYTGTPSPMDFNGMVRHYYLRQASNLAEIRVNLAPKELRKQQSHEIVLRLRHDLEKLASETGVNLKIAEIPPGPPVLSTIVAEVFGDADVPYSKLVEYSETVRKRFLSEPFLTEVDTYAKAPAEELRFTLDREKSALHGVSAEEVNSTLRLALSGLTPAGIHNGRDENYLPIRCVLPESRRSREELFSDIRVRGTGQPVSMGELGKFERRKADIPIYHKDLKRVVFIIGEMAGRAPVEAIISLYGYFRANPPPSGISLGWRGEGEWKITVDAFRDLGIAFLVALIAIYFLLVLETGSAKLPLVIMLAIPLTMIGVMPGFYILNLLTGNVIGGYQNPVFFTATAMIGMIALGGIVVRNAVVLIEFIEGSLKAGIPLKEALLQSGAVRFRPILLTAGAAILGAWPITLDPIFSGLAWALIFGLFASTLFTLVIVPAVYFTLFKHATNQ
- a CDS encoding cation:dicarboxylase symporter family transporter; this encodes MKWFLRLILLSFLCFQCQADAQTDLSGILERKMLVVSMCRLETPPFYYLDDKGEYKGIDIDLASEIALALGVKLQIDHSAESFDDVVSRVAEHKADLGISNLSITLERAKKVAFTQPYFILQMAVLLDQRKIAEQKPGQTVDTLLNNPDVKIGFLENSSYQEFVKKEFPNASIAGFKNWDSVLSAARSGELTAAFYDELAIENSIREDPSLSLAFKKVAFPKRLDRIAMVVPQDCSKLLEWINLFLLDFNLFLNRDLQFQLDRYSTDAKDKIAGRKSRIQSASGVLIKPASTDSKLSHNRLLAAMLLFIIVLVGYYLQSKGRKITPLQQFGWLLSPWTVFLGLTLGILFGIFLPHRLGKFEMLGDLYLTLLQMCALPIMLTAIMASLGKLFRSDQAGRYVKLLLILMLTVIVTATLSGIFCGVVGKVGSSLSRISRDLLGSELHKTELSEAINGNSITKPSEILLRLIPANIFTALSQGDFLGVLFFSVIFGLSLGLIRNETSNQIINFLDTLFNAFLQIINWSMYLLPPMLFCLMAKQISNIGPGILMAMTRFIVIYHVISLIFIFVSAIALAGSCRISIVKVFLALKESLVVAFGTFNSYAAMPLSIEGMDRNLGIDLQTSKLVMPLGITISRPSTFILFSLGTVFVAQLYGVSLWNNNAWAFVILGVVLSGLAGTGASSVSEIPMLSLVLAPLGLPSSVAIVFLMAVQPIIEPVATVLDVLASCSITGVISARLKAKSSP
- a CDS encoding cation:dicarboxylase symporter family transporter produces the protein MFRNFLLVFIFYAFLLAAADFVNPDIQGIIDRGKIVIALYKIDVPPFFYTDRSGNLQGIDIEIARNIADKLGVKLELNRESPSFDSVVDKVISGEADLAVSELSITLERAKKVYYTQPYFSLHMALLINHLKMAELKPGQTLQDLLNTPQTRIGILGNSSYEEFSREQFPNAKIISFQEWEGAVAAAGKGEIDVAFYDETVIERSIRENPALSLRFGSLILKDKLDLIAIAVSLRTPLLLEWVRHFLEMNPVKQDLRSHFDDYIQVMKITETGVVSQAVDQNEPRESDRSYLIILILLACIASALACYKHSRCGYAFCLRWLLSPWTVLSAMILGAFFGYYFKESTGKIAFIGGLYLTLLKMCALPIMITAIMSSLGQLFKSSDAITQLRKLLLLMLMFLFLASFCGLFGGAAGKPGTMLSEKDRIILGHKLHKGELEKGNQPDQNGEKYGFVKRLLPENIFAALSNGDVLSVLVFSILFGVSLAFVNEKASDHIFKAMETVFHAFLKIIEWSMYVLPPALFCLMAEQVSNTGLSIMLAMGRFVAIYYLICIIFILGMGWILSRTLKAPFYQPFITLKESLLVAFGTFSSYAAMPFAINSLISKFNLQSKTTNLVMPLGITICRPGTIINLALSTVFISQLFGVPIFEHYRWLLIFFGAVLAGLSAAGAPSAIEISALAVIFTPLGLPLSVALILLLAVDPITDPIRTVLNVITNCSITSLVAEQVEVKT
- a CDS encoding ATP-binding protein, translated to MIQRTLKNHLLKMAEKFPVITITGPRQSGKTTLVKSAFPDYAYSSMENLDERAMALEDPRGFLEPHSRTGIIIDEAQKAPELFSYLQEIVDSSGTMGRFVLTGSQNFLLMAGITQSLAGRVSIQHLLPFNLEELGRMVELEKTSLDNLLFSGMSPALHDRKIAPPDYYPDYLETYVERDVRSLKNIGDLATFTKFLKLCAGRTGQLLNLASIGNETGINAKTARSWLSILEASFIVYLLKPWYKNLNKRIVKSPKLYFYDTGLACSLLGLSSEGQLGHFYLRGNLFENFIISEFLKSAVHNGKKLDAYFWQDSTGNEIDLVVEKGPEIHAIEIKSGATVNRDFFRNLEKFKKYSGLSRENSNLVYGGDKNLSHPCAAVISWRKLTKSSLFKSVTEKS
- a CDS encoding histidine phosphatase family protein, whose protein sequence is MKIIEIIRHTMRDSGQKSISEEGKKLAEAAGRNTVRFDRVITSTVTRAIETAQAMGYEPDLTLELLSKLKPGVEDEVYWDSSFLEYSEAFRKKGAVYEFGIQLAELVREQADSLADGQNLLIVTHGGIVQIMAVACLPDADHSEWGGPCSYCEGIHFEYDDCRFASVLLVRNA